A region from the Altererythrobacter sp. H2 genome encodes:
- a CDS encoding spermidine synthase: MLPRETLATAEIPGGGTLTLVSHGRDFIIMLGRDELMGTRMQYSEEQLAVLTLAELEVPAPRVLIGGYGMGFTYRAALERVGADGRVVVAEIVPEILDWAQGPLAGLTGAALDDPRGSIVLCDVAALIDDANDGTTGKYHAILLDVDNGPDGIVRDANDRLYTRTGLAKAREALMPGGILAIWSAAPDHKFTMRLKQAGFEVTVREVRARPNNKGPRHTIWFARRS, translated from the coding sequence ATGCTTCCCCGCGAAACACTTGCCACGGCTGAGATACCCGGTGGCGGAACGTTGACTCTGGTCAGCCATGGCCGCGATTTCATCATCATGCTCGGCCGTGACGAGCTGATGGGCACGCGGATGCAGTATTCCGAGGAACAGCTTGCCGTCCTCACCCTGGCCGAGCTGGAGGTTCCCGCCCCGAGGGTGCTGATCGGCGGCTACGGCATGGGCTTCACCTACCGCGCCGCGCTGGAGCGGGTCGGGGCCGATGGCCGGGTGGTGGTAGCCGAGATCGTGCCCGAGATTCTGGACTGGGCGCAAGGGCCGCTGGCAGGCCTGACCGGCGCGGCCCTCGATGATCCGCGCGGATCGATCGTCCTGTGCGATGTCGCGGCGCTGATCGACGACGCCAACGACGGCACGACCGGCAAGTACCACGCCATCCTTCTCGACGTCGACAACGGGCCGGACGGGATCGTGCGCGATGCCAACGACCGGCTCTATACCCGCACCGGGCTGGCCAAGGCGCGCGAGGCGCTGATGCCGGGCGGGATCCTGGCAATCTGGTCAGCCGCGCCCGATCACAAGTTCACCATGCGGCTGAAGCAGGCCGGGTTCGAGGTGACGGTGCGCGAAGTACGCGCGCGGCCCAACAACAAGGGCCCGCGCCACACGATCTGGTTCGCGCGGAGGAGCTAG
- a CDS encoding zinc-dependent alcohol dehydrogenase yields MRALTWHGTHDIRCETVADPEIVNPRDAVLRVTSTAICGSDLHLYDGVIPGMLSGDIPGHEFMGEVVDVGPGSILKKGQRVVVPFTISCGGCFHCKVQQYSACENSNPAEKQDASAALYGHPMAGLFGYSHLTGGYSGGQAEYVRVPFSDIGPIVVPDHLEDDQVLFLSDILPTGWMAAENAGIEPDDTVAVWGCGPVGLFAIQSALAMGAARVIAIDHYPHRLELARSLGAEIVNFRESDVREALLEMSGGIGVDAVIDAVGMEAHGFAIDNMLDVVKQTVGMGADRASALKQAILAVRPGGRVSIPGVYGGMTDKFPLGALMEKGLQVRTGQTHVQRYTHQLLAMIEDGTLDTTFLISHTLSLADGPDGYRNFHDNQNEWTKVVLKP; encoded by the coding sequence ATGCGCGCCCTTACCTGGCACGGCACCCACGATATCCGCTGCGAGACCGTGGCGGATCCCGAGATCGTCAACCCTCGCGACGCGGTGCTCCGCGTAACCAGCACCGCCATCTGCGGGTCCGACCTCCATCTTTACGACGGTGTCATTCCGGGCATGTTGTCCGGCGACATTCCGGGCCATGAGTTCATGGGAGAGGTGGTCGATGTCGGTCCCGGGAGCATCCTCAAGAAGGGGCAGCGCGTGGTGGTGCCGTTCACCATCAGTTGCGGCGGCTGCTTCCACTGCAAGGTGCAGCAATATTCGGCCTGCGAGAACTCCAATCCGGCCGAGAAGCAGGATGCTTCGGCGGCGCTTTACGGCCATCCCATGGCCGGGCTGTTCGGTTACTCGCACCTGACCGGCGGATACTCCGGTGGGCAGGCGGAATATGTCCGGGTGCCGTTCTCCGATATCGGCCCGATAGTCGTTCCCGATCACCTAGAAGATGACCAGGTCCTGTTCCTATCGGACATTCTTCCGACCGGCTGGATGGCAGCCGAAAATGCCGGGATAGAGCCCGACGACACGGTGGCTGTCTGGGGCTGCGGGCCGGTCGGTCTGTTTGCCATCCAGTCGGCGCTGGCGATGGGTGCGGCCCGGGTGATCGCGATCGACCATTATCCCCACCGGCTCGAACTGGCGCGAAGCCTGGGCGCCGAGATCGTCAACTTCCGGGAAAGCGATGTTCGCGAGGCCTTGCTGGAAATGTCCGGCGGGATCGGCGTGGACGCAGTTATCGACGCGGTCGGCATGGAAGCCCACGGTTTCGCGATCGACAACATGCTCGATGTGGTGAAGCAGACGGTGGGCATGGGGGCGGACCGGGCGAGTGCGCTCAAGCAGGCGATCCTGGCAGTCCGGCCCGGCGGCCGGGTCTCCATTCCTGGCGTCTACGGCGGCATGACCGACAAGTTCCCGCTCGGCGCGCTGATGGAGAAAGGCCTGCAGGTCCGCACCGGGCAGACTCACGTCCAGCGATACACGCACCAGCTTCTGGCCATGATCGAGGACGGCACGCTGGATACCACGTTCCTGATCAGCCACACCCTGTCTCTGGCAGATGGGCCGGACGGCTATCGCAACTTCCACGATAACCAGAACGAATGGACCAAAGTCGTCCTCAAGCCGTGA
- a CDS encoding GcrA family cell cycle regulator, with product MSWTDERIATLKTMWEGGSTASQIAEELGGVSRNAVIGKAHRLGLKARPSPVKPNDKKEKPAAPVEKPVAKAPPKKPVVAAKPASPPPAPPVQEPREEPVERPSASSGIPSQPVPNPSSDLPRIVSVGPGGFLRQGPGEQQAPIPPAPPRRLVPAKPSPEIADKTSLLDLSDKVCRWPMGHPGEPDFHFCGVAVNPGFPYCVEHCGRAYQAQLPRGVRRPPPPLPFGGPRVR from the coding sequence ATGAGCTGGACCGACGAACGGATCGCGACGCTGAAGACGATGTGGGAAGGCGGCTCGACCGCCAGCCAGATTGCTGAGGAACTCGGCGGGGTCAGCCGCAATGCGGTGATCGGCAAGGCGCACCGCCTTGGCCTGAAGGCGCGCCCTTCGCCGGTCAAGCCGAACGACAAGAAGGAAAAGCCTGCCGCCCCGGTGGAAAAACCGGTTGCCAAGGCACCACCGAAGAAGCCGGTCGTTGCGGCCAAACCCGCCTCCCCGCCGCCCGCTCCGCCCGTGCAGGAACCGCGTGAAGAACCGGTCGAGCGGCCGAGCGCAAGCTCGGGCATTCCCTCGCAGCCTGTGCCCAACCCTTCATCGGACTTGCCGCGCATCGTCTCGGTTGGCCCCGGCGGCTTCCTCCGCCAGGGGCCAGGCGAACAGCAGGCCCCGATCCCGCCGGCCCCGCCGCGCCGGCTTGTGCCGGCCAAACCGAGCCCCGAAATCGCCGACAAGACCAGTCTGCTCGACCTCAGCGACAAGGTCTGCCGCTGGCCGATGGGCCATCCGGGCGAGCCCGATTTCCACTTCTGCGGCGTGGCGGTGAACCCGGGATTTCCCTATTGCGTCGAACATTGCGGCCGGGCCTACCAGGCGCAGCTGCCGCGCGGCGTGCGCCGCCCACCCCCGCCACTGCCGTTCGGGGGCCCGCGGGTCCGCTAA
- the pnp gene encoding polyribonucleotide nucleotidyltransferase, whose translation MFDTKTVSLEWGGKTLTLETGRIARQADGAVLATYGDTVVLCAVTAAKSVKEGQDFFPLTVHYQEKFSAAGRIPGGFFKRERGATEKETLVSRLTDRPLRPLFPEGFYNEINVICQVLSFDGECEPDILAMIAASAALTISGVPFMGPIGACRVGYEDGEYTLNPKQDVAANGLLDLVVAATDTAVMMVESEAKELSEEIMLGAVMFAHAECRKVIGAIIELAEQAAKDPWEIAVTDNSAIKEQLKAVVGGDIAAAYKLTDKSARSDALNAARAKGKEAFADADGQTQMAAGKVFKKLEAEIVRGAILKDGQRIDGRKVDQVRPIEAMVGLLPRTHGSSLFTRGETQAICTTTLGTKDAEQMIDGLEGLTYQNFMLHYNFPPYSVGEVGRFGAPSRRDVGHGKLAWRALRGVLPSKEDFPYTIRVLSDITESNGSSSMATVCGGCLSMMDAGVPITRPVSGIAMGLILEGEEFTVLSDILGDEDHLGDMDFKVAGTEVGITSLQMDIKVAGITQEIMTKALEQAKAGRAHILGEMAKALGSARTELSAHAPRIESLQIDKSKIREVIGTGGKVIREIVAETGAKVDIDDEGLIKISSSDISQIEAAKKWILGIVEEPEIGKIYDGKVVNIVDFGAFVNFMGGKDGLVHVSEMKNERVEKPGDVVSEGMEVKVKVLEIDQRGKVRLSMRVVDQETGAELEDTRPPREAREPRGDRPDRGDRRGPRGNDRGGPRGDRGGRDRGPRREGGGGEGSLPDFLKD comes from the coding sequence ATGTTCGACACGAAAACCGTATCGCTGGAGTGGGGCGGAAAAACCCTCACCCTGGAAACCGGGCGCATTGCCCGTCAGGCCGATGGCGCCGTTCTGGCGACCTATGGCGACACCGTGGTGCTGTGCGCCGTGACCGCTGCCAAGAGCGTCAAGGAAGGGCAGGATTTCTTCCCGCTCACCGTGCACTATCAGGAAAAGTTCTCTGCCGCCGGGCGCATCCCGGGCGGCTTCTTCAAGCGTGAACGCGGTGCAACCGAAAAGGAAACGCTGGTTTCGCGCCTCACCGACCGCCCGCTGCGGCCGCTGTTCCCCGAAGGTTTCTACAACGAAATCAACGTGATTTGCCAGGTCCTGTCGTTTGACGGCGAGTGCGAGCCCGATATCCTTGCGATGATCGCGGCTTCGGCTGCGCTGACCATCTCGGGCGTCCCTTTCATGGGCCCGATCGGCGCTTGCCGCGTCGGCTACGAAGACGGCGAATACACCCTCAACCCGAAGCAGGACGTGGCAGCCAATGGCCTGCTCGACCTCGTGGTTGCAGCAACCGACACCGCCGTGATGATGGTCGAATCCGAAGCCAAGGAGCTTTCGGAAGAGATCATGCTCGGTGCGGTCATGTTTGCCCATGCCGAATGCCGCAAGGTCATCGGCGCGATCATCGAGTTGGCCGAACAGGCGGCCAAGGATCCGTGGGAAATCGCGGTGACCGACAACTCGGCGATTAAGGAACAGCTCAAGGCCGTGGTTGGTGGCGACATCGCCGCCGCCTACAAGCTGACCGACAAGTCCGCCCGCTCGGACGCGCTCAACGCCGCTCGTGCCAAGGGCAAGGAAGCTTTCGCCGACGCCGACGGGCAAACCCAGATGGCGGCCGGCAAGGTGTTCAAGAAGCTGGAAGCCGAGATCGTTCGCGGTGCCATCCTGAAGGATGGTCAGCGGATTGACGGCCGCAAGGTCGATCAGGTCCGCCCGATCGAGGCGATGGTTGGCCTGCTGCCGCGGACCCACGGTTCGTCGCTGTTCACGCGCGGCGAAACGCAGGCAATCTGCACCACCACGCTGGGCACCAAGGACGCCGAGCAGATGATCGACGGTCTGGAAGGCCTGACCTACCAGAACTTCATGCTGCACTATAACTTCCCGCCCTACTCGGTCGGTGAAGTGGGCCGCTTCGGTGCGCCGAGCCGGCGCGATGTCGGCCATGGCAAACTGGCCTGGCGGGCGCTGCGCGGCGTGCTGCCTTCCAAGGAAGACTTCCCTTACACCATCCGCGTGCTCAGCGACATTACCGAGAGCAACGGTTCGTCCTCGATGGCGACTGTGTGCGGTGGCTGCCTCAGCATGATGGACGCAGGCGTTCCGATCACGCGCCCGGTTTCGGGTATCGCGATGGGCCTGATCCTGGAAGGCGAAGAGTTCACCGTTCTCAGCGACATTCTCGGCGACGAGGATCACCTGGGTGACATGGACTTCAAGGTGGCCGGCACGGAAGTGGGGATCACCTCGCTCCAGATGGACATCAAGGTTGCCGGCATCACGCAGGAAATCATGACCAAGGCCCTTGAGCAGGCGAAGGCCGGCCGTGCGCACATCCTGGGTGAAATGGCCAAGGCGCTGGGTTCTGCCCGCACCGAGCTGTCGGCCCATGCCCCGCGCATCGAATCGCTGCAGATCGACAAGTCGAAGATCCGTGAAGTGATCGGGACGGGCGGCAAGGTGATCCGCGAAATCGTCGCCGAAACCGGTGCCAAGGTCGACATCGACGACGAAGGCCTGATCAAGATCTCGTCGAGCGATATCAGCCAGATCGAAGCCGCCAAGAAGTGGATTCTCGGCATCGTCGAGGAACCGGAAATCGGCAAGATCTATGACGGCAAGGTCGTCAACATCGTCGATTTCGGCGCGTTCGTGAACTTCATGGGTGGCAAGGACGGCCTCGTCCACGTCAGCGAAATGAAGAACGAGCGGGTCGAGAAGCCGGGTGACGTCGTTTCCGAAGGCATGGAAGTGAAGGTCAAGGTGCTCGAGATCGACCAGCGCGGCAAGGTCCGCCTGTCGATGCGCGTGGTTGACCAGGAAACCGGTGCAGAGCTGGAGGACACCCGTCCGCCCCGTGAAGCGCGGGAGCCGCGTGGTGATCGCCCCGATCGCGGCGATCGTCGTGGCCCAAGAGGCAATGACCGTGGTGGCCCCCGTGGCGACAGGGGCGGCCGTGATCGCGGCCCCCGTCGCGAAGGCGGCGGTGGCGAAGGCTCGCTGCCCGACTTCCTGAAGGATTGA
- a CDS encoding helix-turn-helix transcriptional regulator: MQPQFLRVNEFCDRYAVSRATFYRLVSRGEIAVCKVGSATRVRASDAETWAQSLTDSPSNDIA, encoded by the coding sequence ATGCAGCCTCAGTTTCTCCGCGTGAACGAATTCTGTGACCGCTACGCAGTATCGCGGGCGACTTTCTATCGCCTGGTCAGCCGTGGAGAGATTGCGGTTTGCAAGGTTGGCAGCGCGACGCGGGTCCGTGCTTCAGACGCAGAAACTTGGGCACAGTCCCTCACCGACAGCCCGAGCAACGACATCGCCTGA
- the hspQ gene encoding heat shock protein HspQ: protein MDRTQFYSAQAGRTIDVPRHARARFGIGDVVRHRVFDFRGVVFDVDPVFANSEEWYQSIPEEIRPKREQPFYHLLAENDESSYVAYVSQQNLLGDSEAGPVDHPQIAEMFDRFENGRYRMRRALTH, encoded by the coding sequence ATGGACCGCACTCAGTTCTATTCCGCCCAGGCCGGCCGCACGATTGACGTGCCGCGCCACGCGCGCGCGCGTTTCGGCATTGGCGACGTGGTCCGTCACCGCGTGTTCGATTTCCGCGGAGTGGTGTTCGATGTGGACCCGGTGTTCGCCAACAGCGAGGAATGGTACCAGTCGATCCCGGAGGAAATCCGGCCCAAGCGCGAGCAGCCGTTCTACCACCTGCTGGCCGAAAACGATGAATCGTCCTACGTCGCTTATGTCAGCCAGCAGAACCTGCTTGGCGATTCTGAGGCAGGGCCAGTTGATCATCCGCAAATTGCCGAAATGTTCGACCGGTTCGAAAACGGCCGCTACCGGATGCGCCGTGCGCTGACCCACTAG
- a CDS encoding tyrosine-type recombinase/integrase, translated as MPRLAATFVKSVSAPGRYGDGEGLFLLVGPSSGKSWMVRVQKDGRRRDIGLGSASKVSLKLARERAALVRSQIEAGIDPVSERRKAAGVPTFREAAAIVHAEHKAGWKNGKHQGQWLSSLEAHAFPAFGDRSIALIETADVRDALVPIWLSKPETARRVRQRIRTIIDWAVAKGYREHALAMTVIDKALPKQRGKVKHHKALPYSEVPAFMAELRSKETLGRLALEAAILTAARSGEVRNAAWGELDLDAATWTIPASRMKAGRDHVVPLSAQAIALFERLKPYRRGDSDLVFPGQKRAKPLSDMTLTKALRDMGHDATAHGFRSSFRDWVAEQTSFPSDLAEAALAHVVNDKTVAAYQRGTMLEKRRELMSAWANFCDGQRVKNVIPLRKK; from the coding sequence ATGCCTAGGCTGGCAGCGACTTTTGTGAAATCTGTGTCCGCACCGGGCCGATACGGCGACGGGGAGGGTCTCTTCCTGCTCGTAGGGCCATCGAGCGGGAAAAGCTGGATGGTCAGGGTTCAGAAAGATGGTCGTCGTCGAGACATTGGGTTGGGAAGTGCATCGAAGGTTTCTCTGAAGCTGGCGCGCGAGCGGGCAGCGCTGGTGCGATCCCAAATCGAGGCTGGGATTGACCCCGTCAGCGAGCGGCGGAAGGCGGCGGGCGTCCCCACATTCCGGGAGGCCGCTGCAATCGTTCACGCCGAGCACAAGGCGGGATGGAAGAACGGAAAGCATCAGGGTCAATGGTTGTCTTCGTTGGAGGCTCACGCCTTCCCGGCGTTTGGCGATCGATCGATCGCCCTGATCGAAACGGCGGATGTGCGAGATGCTCTGGTGCCGATCTGGTTGAGCAAACCGGAAACCGCGCGCCGAGTTCGCCAGCGCATTCGCACCATAATCGACTGGGCAGTGGCGAAGGGGTATCGTGAGCACGCTTTGGCCATGACCGTGATCGATAAGGCGCTTCCCAAGCAACGCGGCAAGGTCAAACACCACAAGGCCCTTCCCTATTCCGAGGTGCCCGCCTTCATGGCTGAACTGCGATCCAAGGAGACGCTGGGCCGTCTCGCGTTGGAAGCAGCTATTCTCACCGCCGCCCGTTCGGGCGAAGTGCGCAATGCCGCTTGGGGCGAGCTTGACCTCGATGCCGCCACATGGACGATCCCTGCCAGCCGCATGAAAGCGGGCCGGGATCATGTCGTGCCTCTTTCTGCGCAGGCCATTGCGCTCTTCGAGCGGCTGAAACCCTATCGGCGGGGTGACAGCGATCTGGTATTTCCGGGACAGAAGAGGGCAAAGCCCTTGTCCGACATGACATTGACCAAGGCGCTGCGGGACATGGGCCACGACGCGACCGCGCACGGCTTTCGATCCAGCTTCCGCGACTGGGTGGCGGAGCAGACTTCGTTTCCCAGCGATCTCGCCGAAGCAGCCTTGGCTCACGTCGTGAACGACAAGACGGTCGCTGCGTATCAACGGGGCACGATGCTCGAAAAGAGGCGCGAACTCATGTCGGCGTGGGCAAACTTTTGCGACGGACAGAGGGTGAAGAACGTGATCCCGCTCCGGAAGAAGTGA
- a CDS encoding ABC transporter permease translates to MADQAHTPGNTGVSRAQTNTGAGVRFPPPGEPVFHGLNRIGLWSLYMKEVRRFLKVQTQTIWAPAVTTLLFLVIFTVALGREGREVLGVPFSTFVAPGLIVMGMMQNAFANSSFSLLAGKIQGTIIDLLMPPLSEGELMAGIVAAAVTRAILVGLAVAAAMLLWPGVSLAMAHVWAVIWFGLMGSVMLALIGLLTSVWAEKFDHNAAITNFVVAPLSLLSGTFYVIDNLSPLFQAISRANPFFYIISGFRYGFLGQSDIGNTDMAVLSGAVGIGLFNVVLAVVTYRVLRSGWKLKS, encoded by the coding sequence ATGGCCGATCAAGCACACACTCCGGGAAATACGGGCGTGTCCCGGGCGCAGACGAATACCGGGGCCGGGGTCCGGTTCCCACCCCCTGGCGAGCCTGTGTTCCACGGGCTCAACCGCATCGGGTTGTGGAGCCTCTATATGAAGGAGGTCCGCCGGTTTCTCAAGGTCCAGACGCAGACGATCTGGGCCCCGGCGGTCACAACGCTGCTGTTTCTGGTGATTTTCACCGTCGCGCTCGGGCGCGAAGGGCGTGAAGTGCTCGGCGTGCCGTTTTCGACCTTTGTCGCACCGGGCCTGATCGTGATGGGCATGATGCAAAATGCCTTCGCCAATTCCAGCTTCTCGCTCCTCGCAGGCAAGATCCAGGGCACGATCATCGACCTGCTGATGCCGCCTTTGTCGGAAGGCGAGCTGATGGCCGGGATCGTTGCCGCAGCTGTGACTCGCGCCATCCTGGTGGGTCTCGCCGTGGCCGCCGCCATGCTGCTCTGGCCGGGCGTGTCGCTGGCCATGGCGCACGTCTGGGCGGTGATCTGGTTCGGGCTGATGGGGTCCGTCATGCTGGCCCTGATCGGGCTGCTGACATCGGTCTGGGCGGAGAAGTTCGATCATAACGCCGCGATCACCAACTTCGTGGTAGCACCGCTCAGCCTGCTCTCAGGCACCTTCTACGTGATCGACAACCTTTCGCCGCTGTTCCAGGCGATCAGCCGGGCAAACCCGTTCTTCTACATCATTTCGGGCTTTCGTTACGGGTTTCTGGGGCAGAGCGACATCGGCAACACCGACATGGCGGTGCTGAGCGGAGCCGTCGGCATCGGCTTGTTCAATGTGGTGCTGGCGGTGGTGACTTACCGCGTGCTCCGGTCCGGCTGGAAGCTGAAGAGCTGA
- the truB gene encoding tRNA pseudouridine(55) synthase TruB: MSEKKPAPHGWLILDKPRGLGSTQAVSAVKRILRQGGYAKAKVGHGGTLDPLAEGVLPIALGEATKLAGRMLESDKIYDFTVRFGEETSTLDTEGEVTVQSDHRPTMADIEAVLPRYTGPIEQVPPIYSAILVDGQRAYDLARAGQDVEMKTRGVTIHSLDIRHAELIPASIQPSGQTERQEGWTLKQVQGDDALRSVTLTAHVSKGTYIRSLARDIARALGTVGHVTYLRRVKAGPFTQAQAISLDKLEEVAKGASLQDLLLPLEAGLDDIPALHLDPESAQAVRQGRVLSGMPHADGLHLARLHDVPVALMEIEGGTARVVRGFNLPDVAE, from the coding sequence ATGAGCGAGAAGAAGCCTGCGCCTCACGGTTGGCTGATCCTCGACAAGCCGCGCGGGCTGGGCAGCACGCAGGCGGTCAGTGCGGTCAAACGCATTCTGCGGCAGGGCGGGTATGCCAAGGCCAAGGTCGGCCATGGCGGAACACTCGATCCGCTGGCTGAGGGCGTGCTGCCGATTGCGCTGGGGGAGGCCACCAAGCTCGCCGGGCGGATGCTGGAAAGCGACAAGATTTACGATTTCACTGTGCGCTTTGGAGAAGAGACCAGCACGCTTGATACCGAGGGCGAGGTTACGGTGCAGTCCGATCACCGCCCGACCATGGCTGACATAGAAGCCGTTCTGCCGCGCTACACCGGGCCGATAGAGCAGGTGCCGCCGATCTATTCCGCGATCCTGGTTGACGGCCAGCGCGCCTATGACCTTGCGCGTGCCGGGCAGGACGTCGAGATGAAGACGCGCGGGGTGACAATCCACTCACTCGATATCCGTCATGCTGAACTTATTCCAGCATCCATCCAGCCATCAGGTCAAACTGAACGTCAGGAGGGATGGACTTTGAAGCAAGTTCAGGGTGACGATGCTCTGCGGTCGGTCACCCTCACCGCCCACGTCTCCAAGGGCACCTATATCCGCAGCCTTGCGCGCGACATCGCCCGCGCCTTGGGAACCGTCGGTCACGTCACCTATCTGCGCCGCGTCAAGGCCGGTCCGTTCACTCAGGCACAGGCGATTTCGCTGGACAAGCTGGAGGAAGTCGCTAAGGGCGCGAGCCTTCAAGACCTCCTCCTGCCGCTGGAGGCAGGGCTGGACGACATCCCGGCCTTGCACCTCGACCCGGAAAGCGCGCAGGCGGTCCGCCAGGGCCGGGTCCTATCCGGAATGCCCCACGCCGACGGGCTCCACCTTGCCAGGCTGCACGATGTGCCGGTGGCGTTGATGGAAATCGAAGGAGGGACGGCTCGCGTCGTCCGGGGTTTCAACCTTCCCGATGTCGCGGAGTAA
- a CDS encoding DUF1993 domain-containing protein produces the protein MPLSLHAAYVPGALQMLGTANHLLDKAEQWCEQTGCSEAEVIAARIHEDMLPFTYQVKCVAEHTQGSIEGVRQGVYSPDLNPPPATFAALRDKLAGAVAAMEALSEEDMEGFMGQPMRFEFKGSGLDFTAENFLLSFSQPNFYFHCATAYDILRMKGVPVGKRDFMGRVRIKAG, from the coding sequence ATGCCGCTATCGCTCCATGCCGCCTACGTGCCCGGCGCGCTCCAGATGCTGGGGACTGCAAACCACCTCCTCGACAAGGCCGAGCAGTGGTGTGAGCAGACAGGTTGCAGCGAAGCGGAGGTGATCGCCGCGCGCATTCACGAGGATATGCTGCCCTTCACCTATCAGGTGAAATGCGTGGCTGAGCACACGCAAGGTTCGATCGAGGGTGTCCGGCAGGGCGTCTATTCGCCGGACCTCAACCCGCCGCCGGCCACCTTCGCGGCCCTGCGCGACAAGCTGGCGGGCGCAGTGGCGGCCATGGAAGCCTTGAGCGAAGAAGACATGGAGGGCTTCATGGGCCAGCCGATGCGCTTCGAATTCAAGGGCAGCGGGCTGGATTTTACGGCCGAGAACTTCCTGCTCAGCTTCAGCCAGCCGAACTTCTATTTTCACTGTGCGACCGCCTACGACATCCTGCGGATGAAAGGGGTGCCAGTGGGGAAGCGCGACTTCATGGGCCGGGTGCGGATCAAGGCAGGCTAA
- the rpsO gene encoding 30S ribosomal protein S15, which translates to MSVTAEKKQEIIQGNAQATGDTGSPEVQVAILTERIRNLTGHFKLHHKDNHSRRGLLMMVNKRRSLLAYLKKKDVERYNALIQKLGLRK; encoded by the coding sequence ATGTCGGTAACCGCCGAAAAGAAGCAGGAAATCATCCAGGGCAACGCCCAGGCCACCGGTGACACCGGTTCGCCGGAAGTGCAGGTCGCCATCCTGACCGAGCGCATCCGCAACCTGACCGGGCATTTCAAGCTCCACCACAAGGACAACCACTCGCGCCGCGGCCTGCTGATGATGGTCAACAAGCGCCGCAGCCTGCTGGCATACCTTAAGAAAAAGGATGTGGAGCGGTACAACGCCCTCATCCAGAAGCTGGGGCTTCGCAAATAA
- a CDS encoding Pr6Pr family membrane protein: MSRASHSTTRLARYAAAAIAFAALAAMLPPLFNGLARGETLAGTVWSLLRFFTILTNLLVGLVFARLAWGGRDAVPPLIQGGVMLAIVLVGLVYNFVLAPMPQPNLSSALGDDMHHVWVPLAVPLWWLAFAPHRRLGWSAPFLWALYPIAYSAYVLLRAAGEAGGTPLRYPYPFMDAEALGWVGALTNMAAIAAAFVLVGLLAVLLDRKLPG; this comes from the coding sequence GTGTCGCGCGCCAGCCATTCCACTACGCGGCTGGCACGCTATGCTGCCGCGGCAATCGCTTTCGCTGCGCTGGCCGCGATGCTGCCGCCGCTCTTCAACGGTCTGGCCAGGGGCGAGACGCTGGCCGGGACAGTGTGGAGCCTGCTGCGCTTCTTCACCATTCTTACCAATCTGCTGGTTGGGCTGGTGTTCGCACGGCTCGCGTGGGGCGGCCGGGATGCGGTGCCGCCGTTGATCCAGGGCGGGGTCATGCTCGCCATCGTGCTGGTCGGGTTGGTCTACAACTTCGTGCTCGCTCCGATGCCGCAGCCGAACCTGTCGTCGGCCCTGGGGGACGACATGCATCACGTCTGGGTACCGCTGGCGGTGCCGCTGTGGTGGCTGGCCTTTGCCCCGCATCGGCGCCTTGGCTGGAGCGCGCCCTTCCTCTGGGCGCTCTACCCGATCGCCTATTCGGCCTATGTCCTGCTGCGCGCGGCGGGTGAGGCAGGGGGGACCCCGCTCCGCTATCCCTATCCGTTCATGGATGCCGAGGCGCTGGGCTGGGTCGGCGCGCTGACGAACATGGCGGCCATTGCCGCTGCTTTCGTGCTGGTCGGCTTGCTAGCCGTGCTGCTGGACCGCAAGCTACCGGGCTAG
- a CDS encoding hemerythrin domain-containing protein gives MSFLDRIAAAVTPAASDEQRAEARRNVERLAAGEPWLRAVVDQHKQIEAAFNEARQASGPGAVRAVEQLSTLLTGHATAEEAVLYPDVAEFSGKTHAGMAYEEHAMTKIQLAKLKQLDPGSEEWREKLEHIEGAVQQHVYQEESEWLPDLVDNLPRERKAFLTQQYEQEYSRYMGDGETTMRMEPAAGGYRV, from the coding sequence ATGTCTTTTCTCGACCGTATTGCCGCCGCAGTGACGCCTGCGGCCTCCGACGAACAGCGGGCCGAGGCACGCCGGAATGTCGAGCGCCTTGCCGCCGGCGAGCCCTGGCTCCGGGCGGTGGTTGATCAGCACAAGCAGATCGAGGCCGCGTTCAACGAAGCACGCCAGGCGTCCGGCCCCGGCGCGGTGCGCGCCGTGGAGCAGCTGTCGACCCTCCTCACCGGCCACGCCACCGCCGAAGAGGCAGTCCTCTATCCTGACGTCGCCGAGTTCAGCGGCAAGACGCACGCCGGCATGGCGTACGAGGAACACGCCATGACCAAGATCCAGCTGGCCAAGCTCAAGCAGCTTGATCCCGGCAGCGAGGAATGGCGCGAGAAGCTCGAACATATCGAAGGCGCGGTGCAGCAGCACGTCTACCAGGAGGAAAGCGAGTGGCTGCCGGATCTGGTCGACAACCTGCCGCGGGAGCGGAAGGCCTTCCTGACGCAGCAGTACGAGCAGGAATATTCCCGCTACATGGGCGATGGCGAAACCACCATGCGGATGGAGCCCGCAGCAGGCGGATATCGCGTGTGA